The following are from one region of the Sporichthyaceae bacterium genome:
- a CDS encoding PIN domain-containing protein — MARSRRRGRIAPSLSDLLVLDAQGLAGAAGGDPTVQAWLERAQELDADVIVSAVTLAEVIRGEARDARCNSVVKAVDVWPADEALGRAAGALLGRASSDRTVDAVVAATVLAARQHHGTTRCVVLTSDPDDLTALLADSPDIRVVTC; from the coding sequence TTGGCCAGGTCCCGCCGCCGAGGCCGTATCGCGCCCAGCCTGAGCGATCTGCTCGTCCTCGACGCCCAGGGTCTGGCGGGAGCCGCCGGGGGCGATCCGACCGTCCAGGCGTGGCTGGAGCGAGCACAAGAACTCGATGCCGATGTGATCGTCTCGGCAGTGACGCTCGCCGAGGTAATCCGCGGGGAGGCCCGGGACGCCCGCTGCAACAGCGTCGTCAAGGCGGTGGACGTCTGGCCGGCCGACGAGGCGCTGGGCCGGGCGGCCGGAGCGCTGCTCGGCCGGGCGAGTTCGGACCGGACCGTAGACGCGGTTGTGGCGGCCACGGTCCTCGCCGCAAGGCAGCATCACGGCACGACGCGCTGCGTCGTCCTGACCAGCGACCCGGACGACCTCACGGCGCTGCTGGCCGATTCACCCGACATCCGGGTAGTGACTTGCTGA
- a CDS encoding DUF6458 family protein, which produces MGIGAGIFLFAIGAILKFAVNVHSSDVNLSNVGVILMLVGGVGILLSMMFWSSWGGFGGQRRSTVVTASDPRYDYDSSGRRIVREEHVERF; this is translated from the coding sequence ATGGGCATCGGTGCAGGCATCTTCCTCTTCGCCATCGGGGCGATCCTGAAGTTCGCCGTGAACGTCCACTCCAGCGACGTCAACCTGAGCAACGTCGGCGTGATTCTGATGTTGGTCGGCGGCGTCGGCATCCTGCTCTCGATGATGTTCTGGAGCAGTTGGGGCGGGTTCGGCGGACAGCGGCGCAGCACGGTCGTTACCGCGTCCGATCCGCGCTACGACTACGACAGCAGTGGGCGCCGGATCGTCCGCGAGGAGCACGTCGAGCGCTTCTGA
- a CDS encoding SelT/SelW/SelH family protein, translated as MTAGGGPAKARLSIEYCTQCHWLPRAVWVAQELLGTFEADLAEVALVPGHGGVFVVRVDGEPVWDRATQGFPEPTALKRAVRDQVAPDRDLGHADRSSD; from the coding sequence GTGACCGCAGGCGGCGGACCGGCCAAGGCCCGGCTGAGCATCGAGTACTGCACCCAGTGCCACTGGCTCCCCCGTGCCGTCTGGGTGGCCCAGGAACTGCTCGGCACGTTCGAGGCGGACCTCGCCGAAGTGGCACTGGTGCCCGGGCACGGTGGCGTGTTCGTCGTCCGGGTCGACGGCGAGCCGGTCTGGGACCGCGCGACGCAAGGCTTCCCGGAGCCCACAGCCCTGAAGCGGGCCGTCCGCGACCAGGTGGCCCCGGACCGCGACCTCGGGCACGCCGATCGCTCCTCAGACTGA